Proteins encoded together in one Salvelinus fontinalis isolate EN_2023a chromosome 6, ASM2944872v1, whole genome shotgun sequence window:
- the LOC129858210 gene encoding ubiquitin-conjugating enzyme E2 A, translating into MSTPARRRLMRDFKRLQEDPPAGVSGAPSENNIMVWNAVIFGPEGTPFEDGTFKLTIEFTEEYPNKPPTVRFVSKMFHPNVYADGSICLDILQNRWSPTYDVSSILTSIQSLLDEPNPNSPANSQAAQLYQENKREYEKRVSAIVEQSWRDC; encoded by the exons ATGTCAACTCCAGCAAGACGACGTTTAATGAGAGATTTTAAGCG GCTTCAAGAGGACCCTCCTGCAGGAGTTAGTGGAGCCCCGTCGGAAAACAATATCATGGTATGGAATGCCGTAATTTTTGG CCCAGAGGGAACACCTTTTGAAGACG GAACTTTCAAACTCACAATAGAATTCACAGAGGAATACCCTAATAAGCCTCCAACTGTGCGTTTTGTCTCCAAAATGTTTCATCCAAAcg TCTACGCAGATGGTAGTATATGCTTGGACATTCTTCAGAACCGCTGGAGTCCAACTTATGATGTTTCTTCAATTCTAACTTCAATACAG TCTTTACTGGATGAGCCGAATCCCAACAGCCCAGCCAACAGCCAGGCGGCTCAGCTGTACCAGGAGAACAAGCGGGAGTACGAGAAGCGGGTGTCTGCCATCGTGGAACAGAGTTGGCGTGATTGTTGA
- the LOC129858205 gene encoding NF-kappa-B-repressing factor-like translates to MAERIDIGEMPSFDLVPSAEAKKRPNSSDGREEPMRKMPVSKFGSRPRFEPVHFVSGSSSGRSGNDEKENDKERRRSEVNSVRQWDSDSDRPSYGSNRAPDSSAARPAFDRVSSYGSSDSWRDRERDRDIPSGSTSGLGHGSRGSASNYMTKVQQDYSARYEFHNTRHPDTYAQAPRFDGYGGGSRSGGWGDSGSQGLGFRQQDRPTSSRPFSRVYSSPGRSSPSSVSGSSSQLIPISQAVLDEKQRLINSVASAIAVTLRDPAFMCGAESPNYNFMLSRSIQACKTNPEYVYVNLKDIPPADLPKNRKVPTDGYACELRCQCVYLATGYSGSKNGARDRASEQAMKLFFKLVEVRVVQRKFKHSLVNDIVVCQTHCPTPAFLPALRNPEDKPTPSSKGQYEPDKRKHWTDFVVVDNAHDAICILNNSAAFNRMKIDYKFDVVPNSSAWQCSVYLQDALVAQARGSKKTSKHTAAEEAVRKLRMNQAARQQQQQPQQFSRGNHHSDPSGGRFGHQGGRKKHLSELVILENSDNAICIINDTAQFNKVAADYKFTVLPDHRWRCEVFLEGQYVAAGIGPKKTVKHIAAEEALATLRQTQAVVKSNLRKEGNADALSRHQILTRSGEESSRQEIKEDNIGNQLLRKMGWKGGGLGREGEGISEPIKVKEQFSREGLGMDMDKSGNQLTKRNIEDIIRNYASSDRQDDLRFSTELNNDERKQIHQISQKYGLRSKSYGQGRLRFLIVSRKVHKDQLIGQLLQEGQVGRYELVKPQASH, encoded by the exons ATGGCTGAAAGGATTGACATTGGCGAAATGCCCTCCTTTGACCTGGTTCCAAGTGCTGAAGCAAAGAAGAGACCCAATTCATCAGATGGCA GAGAAGAGCCAATGAGGAAAATGCCGGTGTCCAAATTTGGTTCCAGACCGCGGTTTGAGCCTGTGCACTTTGTTAGTGGTAGCAGCAGTGGCAGGTCTGGCAATGATGAGAAGGAGAATGACAAGGAGCGCCGTAGGAGTGAGGTGAACAGTGTGAGACAGTGGGACTCAGACTCTGACCGTCCCTCTTATGGCAGCAACCGAGCTCCAGACTCCTCTGCAGCTAGGCCTGCGTTCGACAGAGTTTCATCATACGGTTCTTCTGACTCTTGgcgggatagagaaagagatagagacataCCCTCAGGTAGCACAAGTGGTTTGGGTCATGGAAGCCGAGGATCTGCCTCAAATTATATGACTAAAGTGCAGCAGGACTACTCGGCCAGATACGAGTTCCACAACACTAGGCATCCGGACACATACGCTCAGGCCCCTAGATTTGATGGATATGGAGGGGGCAGTCGATCAGGGGGCTGGGGGGATTCAGGAAGCCAAGGCCTTGGCTTCAGGCAGCAGGACAGACCCACATCCAGCAGACCATTCAGTAGAGTCTACAGCAGCCCAGGGAGGAGCAGCCCCTCATCTGTCTCTGGGTCTTCTTCACAACTCATCCCCATATCTCAAGCCGTGCTGGATGAAAAGCAAAGGCTGATCAATAGTGTGGCATCCGCCATAGCTGTCACTTTAAGAGACCCCGCGTTCATGTGTGGAGCTGAATCTCCTAACTACAATTTCATGCTGAGCCGTAGCATACAGGCCTGTAAAACCAATCCGGAGTATGTCTATGTCAACCTCAAGGATATCCCTCCAGCAGACCTACCCAAGAACAGGAAAGTACCGACTGATGGCTATGCCTGTGAGCTGAGATGCCAGTGTGTTTACCTTGCTACTGGCTACTCTGGCAGCAAAAACGGGGCCAGGGACCGTGCTTCTGAGCAGGCTATGAAGCTTTTCTTCAAACTGGTGGAGGTCCGTGTAGTGCAGCGCAAATTCAAACACTCCTTGGTCAATGATATTGTGGTCTGCCAGACGCACTGCCCTACCCCTGCATTTCTACCGGCACTGCGTAACCCGGAGGACAAGCCTACGCCTAGCTCCAAGGGTCAATACGAGCCTGACAAACGCAAGCACTGGACAGATTTTGTCGTTGTTGACAAcgctcatgatgccatctgcaTTCTTAACAACTCTGCCGCCTTCAACCGCATGAAGATTGACTACAAGTTCGACGTGGTCCCCAACAGCAGTGCATGGCAATGTAGCGTGTACTTACAGGATGCGCTGGTGGCACAGGCCAGGGGAAGTAAGAAGACGTCTAAACATACAGCAGCTGAAGAGGCAGTGAGGAAACTACGCATGAACCAGGCAGCCcggcagcagcaacaacaaccacagcagtTCTCTCGAGGAAACCATCACTCTGACCCATCGGGTGGTCGTTTCGGTCACCAGGGTGGTAGGAAGAAACACTTGAGCGAACTGGTCATCCTGGAGAACTCAGACAATGCCATCTGCATCATCAATGACACTGCCCAGTTCAACAAGGTAGCTGCCGATTATAAGTTCACAGTGCTACCAGACCACCGCTGGAGGTGTGAGGTGTTCCTGGAGGGTCAATACGTAGCGGCAGGCATCGGACCCAAGAAAACGGTGAAGCACATTGCAGCAGAGGAGGCCCTGGCCACACTCCGGCAAACACAGGCTGTGGTGAAATCCAACCTCAGGAAGGAGGGTAATGCTGACGCCCTCTCTCGCCACCAGATTCTGACTCGCTCTGGTGAAGAGTCCTCGAGACAGGAGATCAAGGAGGACAATATCGGGAATCAGCTACTCCGCAAGATGGGCTGGAAAGGTGGCGGATTGGGCCGGGAAGGGGAGGGCATCTCTGAACCCATCAAGGTCAAAGAGCAATTCTCCAGAGAGGGACTGGGTATGGACATGGACAAGTCTGGGAATCAGCTCACCAAACGGAACATCGAGGACATCATCCGTAACTATGCCAGTTCAGACCGCCAGGATGACCTGCGCTTCTCCACTGAGCTCAACAATGATGAACGCAAGCAGATCCACCAGATATCCCAGAAGTATGGCCTGCGCAGTAAGTCATACGGCCAGGGCAGGCTGCGCTTCCTCATCGTCAGCCGCAAAGTGCACAAAGACCAGCTCATTGGCCAGCTCCTGCAGGAAGGGCAGGTGGGACGCTACGAGCTGGTGAAACCTCAGGCCTCACACTGA